The proteins below are encoded in one region of Polypterus senegalus isolate Bchr_013 chromosome 2, ASM1683550v1, whole genome shotgun sequence:
- the LOC120524301 gene encoding olfactory receptor 142-like, with product MSIVNQTTTSLQEFIIIGFPGFQDPDSKAIFFIALLTIYLAILSGNSLLITVFAINKELHTPMYILISSLAVTDILISSSTLPKILSVLISGTSMISVPACFIQMFSYHSMKSAESLLLGLMAHDRYLAISKPLHYFTIVNNSSVLRQIGCCWMCAFVTVMIVLSLAFRLPFCGPNVVIHYFCDHSTVLKLACCDTTINTYLGLATAMSVLTLPVIYILFSYTKIIKSVLKIKTTHGRQKAFSTCGTHLLVIAISFFVAAGVYISNRVRDTFSDVRILAALIQNVVPPLINPIIYCLRTEDIRKCFLKVLRRSGRLSERK from the coding sequence ATGTCCATAGTGAACCAAACCACCACAAGCCTGCAAGAATTTATCATTATTGGCTTTCCAGGTTTCCAGGATCCAGACAGCAAGGCCATTTTTTTCATTGCTCTTTTGACAATATACCTTGCTATACTATCAGGAAATTCTCTCCTCATTACTGTTTTTGCAATTAATAAAGAACTGCACACCCCGatgtacattttaatttctaGCCTTGCAGTAACAGACATCTTAATCTCATCCTCCACGCTTCCTAAAATACTGTCTGTCCTAATTTCAGGCACCAGCATGATATCTGTACCTGCCTGTTTCATTCAGATGTTTTCTTACCATTCCATGAAAAGTGCCGAGTCCCTGCTCCTAGGGTTAATGGCCCACGACCGTTATCTAGCCATTTCTAAACCCCTGCACTatttcaccattgtaaataataGCTCAGTGCTAAGACAGATAGGCTGTTGCTGGATGTGTGCATTTGTCACTGTGATGATTGTACTAAGCCTGGCTTTCAGGTTGCCATTCTGTGGGCCCAATGTGGTCATTCATTATTTTTGCGACCATTCCACAGTGCTGAAATTAGCCTGTTGCGATACCACCATTAACACATATCTTGGTTTAGCCACAGCTATGAGTGTTTTAACACTACCTGTGATCTACATCCTCTTTTCCTatacaaaaatcataaaatcagtGCTGAAAATTAAAACCACGCATGGACGGCAGAAGGCGTTTTCAACTTGCGGCACACACTTGCTTGTCattgccatttctttttttgttgctgCCGGAGTCTACATATCCAACAGAGTCCGTGATACATTCAGTGACGTGCGTATCTTGGCGGCCCTGATTCAGAATGTGGTGCCACCTCTAATTAATCCAATAATCTATTGTCTGAGAACCGAAGACATCAGGAAGTGCTTTCTGAAAGTGCTAAGAAGGAGTGGAAGGTTGAGTGAAAGGAAATGA